The genomic window GGGCCGACGCCGAAGCCGCGCGGGCCGTCATCGGTGGGGTAGTGGTAGGCCAGGTCGCGCAGTTCGAGGCGCTGGAAGTCCGGCGCCGGGCGGCCATCGTCGGCCAGCAGCAGGTTCGGTTCCGGCGAGGAGAAGCGCACCGACAACTCGGCGATGCGGCGGAATGCGACCTGGGCGCGGCTCACCACCGGCAGCTGGCCGATCAGGCCTTCCAGCGGGCCCTTCATGTACAGCAGCACCAGGATGAAGCCGGACAGCGTCGCCCGGTCGGTACTCGGCCACAGCGACTGGTAGGCCAGGGCCACGCCGATGACGATGAAGAACAGCGTCGAGCCGAAGCCCTTGGCGAGGTTGAACAGGTTGATCGAGCGCAGCTGGATGTCGCAGATCTCGTCGGCGGTGCCTTGCAGGCGCTCGCTGTAGTGCTGGAAGCGGCGCGGCCGGCTGATGCGCAGCTCCTTGGCGCCCTCGGCGATGGCGCGGTAGTGCTTCTGCAGTTCGTCTTCCTTGTCCCGCGCCTCGAAGAAGCCCTTGATGCCCTTGGCCCGCGCGACGTATTGCACGGCGCTGCCGATAACGATGGCGACAGCGGTGGCGAGGAACATCGGCGGCGACAGCCAGGCGAGGTAGCCCAGGCAGCCCAGGGTGGTGGTCAGGGCGACGGCCAGCGGCGCGAAGGCGAAGGCGAAATCGCTGATGGTGTCGATGTCGTGGGTCAGCACGGGGATCAGCCGGTGGCTGCGGTAGCGCTCGATCTGCTCGATGGGCGCGGCGATGATCTTGCGGCCCAGGTCCTTGCGCAGCCGCGCAATCACATGCTGGCCAACGTAGTTGGTGCCCCGGTCGGAAATGATCGAGCCCAGCAGCGCCAGCCCGCACAGCCCGGCAAAGCCCAGCAGCAGGCCGGCGGGCATGCCGCCCTCGGAGTGCAGGCTGTAGTTGATGGTGGCGAGCAGCGCGGTGATGGCGGCGCCGCCGAGCATGCCCAGCACGGTGGCGGCGGTCAGCGGCAGCCAGTGTGGCCGCAGCAGTTTGAGCATCTCGCCAAAGGCGCTTGGAGCGGGTGTTTGCATCGTCTTTTCCTGGACCCGGCCTGCGAAGGAGCAGGCCGCACTACGGGACGAGACGGCGCGCGAATCAGGAAATCATCGGCAAATCCGAATCGTTCCTATCAAGACGAATGAGCGCGGGAAAAACTGAAGAGAATTTGCGAGTTTTTCTCAAATGAGATGAACCGCCCCGGTGATCTGCGCAGGGTTCGCTCCTGCCCGGTGCCGGATCGCGCGTAGAAGCGGACTCCGTCCGCGATAGGTTCGCATCGCGCCGGAGAGCATCGCGGAGAGAGTCCGCTCCTACGCACCCGGCAAACCCGGATCCTGTAGGAGCGAGCGTGCTCGCGAACGGGCGTGGCACCGAACCCAGGCGCAGGGCAAATGACCTGGACCGGGTCATCCGCCAGCCCGGCTAGAGCTGCACGTAACGACTGGCGAGCAGGGTGCGGCCCTGGCTGTCCTTGCGCAGCTCCACCGGCAGGACCTTGGGCAGCGACTCCACCAACGCCTGCAGGTCGTCGGTGCGGTAGATGCCGCCGATGCGCAGGGCGGCGACGGTGGCGTCGTCGAGGTACACCGGTTGCGGGAGGTAGCGGTTGATCAGCGGGATGGCCGATTGCAGCGTCAGGTCGTCGATCACCAGCTTGCCGTCGAGCCAGGC from Pseudomonas sp. GCEP-101 includes these protein-coding regions:
- a CDS encoding cyclic peptide export ABC transporter — protein: MQTPAPSAFGEMLKLLRPHWLPLTAATVLGMLGGAAITALLATINYSLHSEGGMPAGLLLGFAGLCGLALLGSIISDRGTNYVGQHVIARLRKDLGRKIIAAPIEQIERYRSHRLIPVLTHDIDTISDFAFAFAPLAVALTTTLGCLGYLAWLSPPMFLATAVAIVIGSAVQYVARAKGIKGFFEARDKEDELQKHYRAIAEGAKELRISRPRRFQHYSERLQGTADEICDIQLRSINLFNLAKGFGSTLFFIVIGVALAYQSLWPSTDRATLSGFILVLLYMKGPLEGLIGQLPVVSRAQVAFRRIAELSVRFSSPEPNLLLADDGRPAPDFQRLELRDLAYHYPTDDGPRGFGVGPLNLTVNRGEILFIAGENGCGKTTLIKLLLGLYAPRGGELLLNGAPVTDANRDDYRQLFTTIFADYFLFEDLLKGSQDIPAQASRYLERLEIAHKVSLEGQTFSTTDLSTGQRKRLALVQAWLEKRPVLVFDEWAADQDPEFRRIFYTELLPELRAQGKTLIVISHDDRYFDVADRLLRMGAGQIVEIEDHRAASPPHGGSGVAMR